CCCGAGGGCGAGGTCCCGGTCTTGGCTTTGGAGGCCCCCCGGGGGGGAACGGAGGACGCACCACCCTTGGGGCCGATCGGCGGGGGAGAAGGCGTTCCTGACCAAACGCCGCTCGTCCAGGCCAGCGGAGGCAAGGCTACGTCGGCGCTCACGACTCGCATTCGGGGCGCCTTCCGCCGCTTCCTTACCTTGCTTCCGGTTCCGGCCGGCGCTGCCACCGGGGTGGAGCCGGAGGCGCCGCCCCTTCCGGAGGGGGCGGCCCCGGTTCCAGACACCCGCACGATCCCGGCTCCGCAGGGGCCCTCCGAACCCCCCAAGATCGAGACGCGAACAGCCGCCGAGGCCTCCGGCGAGCCTGCCTCCGCGGAAGAGGCGAGCGGACCGGAGCCCGCTCCCGGAACGAACCTCGAGCCGCCGCAGGGAGTGACGCCGCTGGGAAAGAGGGAGGTGGAGGCGCCCGAGCTTTTCCTTGAGTTGCCGCCCGCGGAGGCGACCCCGGACGGCGCTTCCGCCGAAGAGGAGCTGCCGGCTCTCGAAATCGAGGTGCCGGAGCCGGAGAGCGGCCTCGTTGGCTTGCCCGGCGATGCCGAGGACGAAGGCCTTCCCCCGTTGGAGATCGATGAGGACGTCGAGGAGGCCCCTCCCCTTCCTGCCCTGGCCGTCGTCGAGGATCCGCCCCCGCTCGCGCCCGTGGAAGCATCTCCAATAGTGGACGTCGTGGCCACCCCCTCCGGACTGAGCGTCGGGGAGAAGGTGGGCGGAACCGCTCAAGACGACTTCTTCACCATGCCGGAGGAGGTCTTCCAGGACCGGGTCACCGATCTGATAGGGGAGCTTCTCAATCCCGCGGAAGCGGGGACCCCGATGGGGGAGGGCGCGGACGAGAGTCGCCGCCCCGCCTCGCCTCTCTCGCTCCTGACCGGACCCTTCCTGGAGGACCTTACGGAAGAGGAGCGACTGTCTGTCCTCCAGGGGTTGAGTCTCCGCGGCGTCGAGGCGGGCGACATCCTCCTCACGGAGGGCGAGGCCGGCCAGAGCCTATTCCTGTTGACCACGGGCGAGGTCAAGGTCTTCGCAAGGGATCCTACCGGGCACAACGTCCGTATCGGCGCCCTCAAAGAGGGCGATGTCTTCGGGGAGATATCGGTGCTCCAAGGCCGTCCGCGCACGGCCACCATCACCGCCGCTGCGCGGGGGGAGCTCCTCGAGCTGGACCAAGAGTCCCTGGCGCGACTGACTCGGGATCATCCTCGGGTCATGGCGAAGATCGACGCCTTCTCGCGGGAGAGGAGTGATGACCGAGAAGCGGCCGCGGTCCGGGCGGGAGCGCGGCCCCTCGATCGCGCGCAGGCTCACCTGGGTCCCGATCTGGACGTCCATTTCGGGGGCAAACGACTCGAGCCACGCTTGCGGCTGCGGCTCGCGGACGCCTTCCTCAAGGGGGGGGAGGACCGGCAGGCGGTCCAGATCCTGATCGCCCTTGCCGATGACTTGGTGCAGAACGACTTCATCGAGAAAGCGGTGGCCCTTCTGAAGAAGGTGGAGGAGATCCAGCGCCGCCGAGCGGCGGCGCCCCCAGGGGAGGGGGCGCACCCCGCCCTCCCCTCCGGCCGCAGGCCGCCCGCCTCGCCTGAGCTCCCCCCCGGGGTTGGCGACTCCGCGGTCAGCGACCGCTTCCAGGATTGGCTGCTCGATCTCGTTCGGGCTACGGTCCAGCGCCGGCCGGGCGGGCCGGCGCCGCCGGTGGCGGCTCGGCTCCTGGACACGGCTGCTCTCCGAGCCTACGGCCGCGGCCTGCTGGCGAGTCGCCTGTTCAAGGGTCTTTCCGAGGAGGAGCTCCTCGCCGTCATCCAGGGACTGCGGCTGC
The nucleotide sequence above comes from Vicinamibacteria bacterium. Encoded proteins:
- a CDS encoding cyclic nucleotide-binding domain-containing protein → MAIDWRGGSHEESINDLIVRKKYARAIELLRLHLQRRGRSPVVRLQLADALVMAGRGGEAVPIFLGLADEFAADGFMAKAVAALKRVEKIEPGRPDVEARLKGLTRRPTAPTERTSPGSQTVTTSRDAEIGMEEVGSATLARLQAKGRPAIEKVPDPPSGVEAGPKAVSETPAPRSTPEGEVPVLALEAPRGGTEDAPPLGPIGGGEGVPDQTPLVQASGGKATSALTTRIRGAFRRFLTLLPVPAGAATGVEPEAPPLPEGAAPVPDTRTIPAPQGPSEPPKIETRTAAEASGEPASAEEASGPEPAPGTNLEPPQGVTPLGKREVEAPELFLELPPAEATPDGASAEEELPALEIEVPEPESGLVGLPGDAEDEGLPPLEIDEDVEEAPPLPALAVVEDPPPLAPVEASPIVDVVATPSGLSVGEKVGGTAQDDFFTMPEEVFQDRVTDLIGELLNPAEAGTPMGEGADESRRPASPLSLLTGPFLEDLTEEERLSVLQGLSLRGVEAGDILLTEGEAGQSLFLLTTGEVKVFARDPTGHNVRIGALKEGDVFGEISVLQGRPRTATITAAARGELLELDQESLARLTRDHPRVMAKIDAFSRERSDDREAAAVRAGARPLDRAQAHLGPDLDVHFGGKRLEPRLRLRLADAFLKGGEDRQAVQILIALADDLVQNDFIEKAVALLKKVEEIQRRRAAAPPGEGAHPALPSGRRPPASPELPPGVGDSAVSDRFQDWLLDLVRATVQRRPGGPAPPVAARLLDTAALRAYGRGLLASRLFKGLSEEELLAVIQGLRLLTFEPGDIVLTEGEAGGSVYILATGQVKVFVRNRSGQDVAIDELGEGAFFGEMAAISSRSRAATVTAASACTLLELDGPGLRSILQSYPAVRDVLERVFIERATDPHAASVRSLEGR